The DNA sequence GATCGACCCAAACACATATGATGGAGAGTTCTTtcaagaagaagggctaccagGGAGATTTGTGATAGAGTTACCTGACGCGCTTGAAATGGATGTAGACAACGAAATACCTACGGACGAGGACGAAGCTGGAGATGAGGTCACAAATGAGGGAGACTTACAAATGCTTGAGCGATTACTCTTAGGGAACGATGATGAAGACAACAATCCTCCTACGGATAGTTTTGATTATTTGGACAATGTTGATAGTGACGGCGAGAGTTATGATCCAAATAATACCATGTAATACTATGTTCTTCGTATATTTGCACAATGTTTATAGTTTTAATTTTTTACATTCTGTAATGATTTTACTAATGATTTCACTGATGAGTTGCGATTTTGTTTAATTGCAGGTGATCAAAAGAAGATGGTGAGCAGCCGTGCCACGCGTCAGAGGGAGGTGTCCTCCCTTTACAGGGGTGGCGAGGAGGACAGGACCGGCACGGGGAGCAGCAGGAGGACTGCTAGGAGGCCCCGCGTGCCCAAGGGCAAGGGCAAGGGGCGGCGGCCGTGGGCGTCGACTACGGACTCTGAGCGTGAGTTGGAGGAGGAGGTCCCACACAGGGAGTTGGTGGACGAggaggtgccgccgaggaccgaCGAGGCCGAGGATGGGGACCAGGGCGAGGACGACGAGAGGCTGGTGGGCgtggacggggacggggacgagGACCTGGACGGGGACGGGGCTGGGTCCGCCACTTCCACTGTGTACTTGCGAGGTCCCGCGAGCCTCCCGCCGGTTCCCCACCAGCAGCACAAGGGAGTGCTTTGCCCCGATGGGCAAACGTAAGTAACTCTTCATATTTTGTCCCGATGTTATCACcaattttaaatttgaaagaTTTTGTCCATACTAATATTTTATCTTGCTTGTGCAGGAACTGGATAGTTATGTCGGGTGGTCAGACACGCTCCCCCAACGGCGTCCTAGGTCTTCTTGTCAGGAAGTATTTCCCTGGCATTGTCACTTACAAAGGCAAGAGGGAGCCGGCCTACACTGCTGCCCACTACTTACaaggcgaagacaacgagtACGGCAACGCGTTGGAGCACGTGTTTCACGACTTTTGGGTAAGCCGTCGTCGCTCAAACTTGTGCCTATTCCGAGCATGTGACTAAGGATGCATCACATTTGTATGCAGACTTTCTTCAGACCAATGGCGGGATTTGAGGAGCGGGCGGAAGAAGTGTTGAAGAAGTCCGCCAGAAAGCGAATCGTCGACATGCATCACGAGGCGAAACACCAGTGCGTGATCAACTACTACGGGTCCAAGTTGGGGCAAAAGGTCTCCATACAAGACGCTAGAGAGATGGAGCTGACCCGAGAACAGTACCTTGAGGTAGACAGTGACAAAAGTTTGTTACTTCTGAGCTTTTCATTATGTTTCATGTAACCTTGAGGTAGACAGTAACCTTGTTATATGCCATGTAGGTGCCCGCCACGTGGTGCATGAACGATAAACCGTGCTGGGAGATGATCGTGGACAGGTGGTTCACAGAGGAGTATAAGGAAAAGCACAGGCTTCTACGGCAACGACGTCTGGCGATGGGAGGTCCAGCACACCATCAAGGCAGCCGCAACCTCAccgtctacaaagaaagatgggTACGCGCAGCCTTTTATACATTGTCATGCTATATTGTGCCACAAACTAATCATCTCTTTTTCCTTGCAGATGGCGGCACACCCAGGGCAGGAGTGCAATGACTTTGGGGCATTCTGCATGGCCCACAAGGGCAAGTACTCCTCCAACGTCACCTACAGCCTCAACGACCCGCCCACGGCCTACAGCAACCCGAACGTGTACAAGAAGGTCCACGACTACACGGCGGCGGCACAGAAGGTCCATGGGCCAGACTTCGATCCGTTCACTCAGCCCATTGATCCAGAAGTCGTGATGGCGGTGGGAGGAGGCAAGAAGCACGGACGGTTGTGGATCGCCGACAGCTGCATCGACAGCTCCGGGCTCTCTCTCTCCAAGATTCGTTCAGAGAGCGCGACCAGTGGCCTCACTATCCGCACCCGGCCGAGCCCTGCACAGACACGTGTTGATGAACTCCAGGTTATTCCATTTCTCAGGAAATTTTCTTTATTACATTTCCCGGAGGAGTTACTAAAACATGGGATTCAAATTTTGTAGGCCCGACTAGAGGAGTCAGAGCGACAACGGCAGGCGGATGCGGCTGCGTTTCGGGCCCAACAGGAAACCCAGGCGAAGCAGCTAGCGGAGCTCATGAACTTTCTCCAAACCTCGGCCCCCAACCTGCCAGCATCGCTGCTAGCGGCTTTCGCTCCACCTCAACCTACCCCTGTGAGTATACTCTTGCATTCAATTGAGCTTTGCTTGTGGATTTGTAACCCGTCTTAACACATAGAACGCGCCACCTAAACCTATTCCTTTGTGCAGCCGGCTTCGGCGGGATCGAACCCAATGCCGCCACTTTCACCGGatgtgcagcagcagcagccgggcATGGAGCAGCCGGgcatggagcagcagcagcagccgcctcACCTTTGATGATCTAGTCGTGTGGTACTTTTTCATGGCCGTATGTTGCAACTAGACTTGTGGAACTTCTAGTACTTGTGATATATATTTGTGATGGATTGTTCGACCTTTTGGAGTGTTGGAATCTTGTGATGGATAGTTGGACAATggattttatatatatttgtgaGAAATGTGTCATATGAGTGCAATTCTGTGATGTATGTGATGCTTTGGACCATATATGTGCTGTTTTGGATCATATATGTGATATATGTGTATTGGATCATGTATTAGAATGAAGAaacagaaattaaaaaaaaagaaatggtcAGTATACCGAGAGCCACGCTCGGTGTATCTGGGGAATGGTCATTTCACCGAGCACCACCCTCGGTATACCTGGGAACATTTTACCTCGTTCCCCAGATACACCGAGGGGCAAAAGGCTCTCGGTGCAACGACCATAGGTCTACCGAGGGCTGAGTACCAAAACCCTCGGTACAATATATGTACCGAGGGTTCCATCTCGCTCTCGGTGTCTTTTAATTTAATAGTTTTCAGGCCAGCGTGCTAATATCTACCGGGGGGGAACAAAGCCCTCGGTACAATGTTGTACCGAgggttctctctctctctcggtgaAATTTATTTAAATAGGTTTCAGATTTTAAAAACCCCGACAGCTGGGACCCATTTATAAACATCTACCGGGGGGCAACTACGCCCTCGGTAGAACATTAGCACCGAGGGTTTACTTCTCTGCTCTCGGTGTAAGTGGAGTCGACGGCAACGCTAACGAAGGGAAAGAAGGTAACGCCGTCATCTGCTAGTTTTGTACCGAGGGGCAGATTTGCCCTCGGTGGACTATTGTACCGAGGGGCTGGTATCCAGCTCTCGGTGGACTTAGTTCATCGACTAAATTTTTACCGAGCAAAACTCACCGAGCGATACGCTCGGTAGACGGTGTACCGAGCGGCTTTGTTAATCCACCGAGCGTTTGTGGCGCTCGGTGGATGTCGGCTGTGCAGTAGTGCTAGTTCACTTGATTAAAATTCAAAAAGGATCATAAAttatccctccctctctctccctctccttcctGTTGACTCATTCAGTGCTCAACATTGGATTCATCGAGCGCCTGTATGTCATGCCAACATACCTACCTCTAATAACACGTCAGGTCACCACATCGATGTTTGTTGCCTCTGTCTTACAGTAGTATTTACCATCAATTCCTCAGTTCCAGTGCTAATATAATACACCGGATCGGAGGTGAGCGTCATGCATGGAAGCCACGCCCACGCCACCCTCCCCCACTACTGTGTTTCTTGAGCTGCAGCCTCCGACGGCCTGCGGCATGCTCATGGAGAAGGACTCATCATCAGCTCACCAGGACAATGACCTTGTGCTCCCCTACATCTCGCGCTTGCTCATGGAGGACGACATCGCCGACAAGTTGTTCTTCCAGCAGTACGACCTGGACGAACCTGCACTCCTCGAGGCCCAGCAGCCCTTCATTGAGATCATCTCCAATGCCGTCGTCGTCCCGTCACGCCCCTGCAATAATAATTATTCCGGCCAGCCGCTGGTGGCACCGGCACCTTACACTGGCACCGCCGAGAGCATGGCAGAGACTAACAGCTTATTGCTGCCACCCGAGACCGAGACCGAGAGCAGCTGCGGCATGGACGCGGTGAGCATGGCATTCTTCAGAGGCATGGAGGAGGCGAACAAATTCGTACCGTCCATCGTCGTCCCTAGAGATAGGGACCGCGAGACGGTCGTCGACGTCGATGACAGCAGCCGGAGCCGGAAGAAGAGGCACGAGTCAGAGGCAGCGGCAGAGGCCAGCAAGCAGATGGCGGCACCTGAATCGGAGGAGGAAGCCACCGCACGCGAGATGCTGGACCGGTTGATGCTTGACGGCTACAACCCAAGCCTTGCATCGGACATgaacgaggcggaggaggaggaggagacgatgacGATGTCACGGTCGTcggggaggcggcggcgcagcggcaccggcaccggcacaaAGCACGCGGTGGACATGCATACCTTGCTCATCCGCTGCGCCGAGGCCATGTCCAACAACGACTGGTGCGCTGCGGCTGGCCTGCTTGAGCGGATCAAGTATCACTCGTCGCCGACGGGGGACAGCACGCAGCGGCTGGCGCACTGCTTCGCCAAGGGCCTTGAGGCGCGGCTGGCCGGCATGGGTAGCCAGACGTACCTGTCTCTCGTGGCCAAACGTGCCTCCATGGTCGTCGTCCTCAAGACCTACCAGCTCTTCATGGACTCGTGCTGCTTCCTCCCTGTGCAACTGCTCTTCTCCAACAAGACCATCTACAAGGCCGTCGCCGGGAGGAAGAAGCTGCACATCG is a window from the Sorghum bicolor cultivar BTx623 chromosome 5, Sorghum_bicolor_NCBIv3, whole genome shotgun sequence genome containing:
- the LOC8076691 gene encoding scarecrow-like protein 9 — encoded protein: MEATPTPPSPTTVFLELQPPTACGMLMEKDSSSAHQDNDLVLPYISRLLMEDDIADKLFFQQYDLDEPALLEAQQPFIEIISNAVVVPSRPCNNNYSGQPLVAPAPYTGTAESMAETNSLLLPPETETESSCGMDAVSMAFFRGMEEANKFVPSIVVPRDRDRETVVDVDDSSRSRKKRHESEAAAEASKQMAAPESEEEATAREMLDRLMLDGYNPSLASDMNEAEEEEETMTMSRSSGRRRRSGTGTGTKHAVDMHTLLIRCAEAMSNNDWCAAAGLLERIKYHSSPTGDSTQRLAHCFAKGLEARLAGMGSQTYLSLVAKRASMVVVLKTYQLFMDSCCFLPVQLLFSNKTIYKAVAGRKKLHIVDYGLGHGIQWPDLLRWLSRREGGPPEVRFTGIDKPQPGFRPAWPVEETGRRLNACACQFGVPFQFRGVTKKKPGAIAVEDLDIDPDEVLVVNSMFHLETLMDESIVVERPNPRDVVLGTISKMRPSVFVHAIANGSHSSAFFMARFRDALQRYSALFDMMDNIAPRDDDKRVLVEQDIFARSATSIIACEGVERVVRPQNYKQWQARNQRAGLRQLPLDPEIVEALKDKVKKEYHKCFVISEDQRWLLQGWKGRVLFAISTWTADS